The following nucleotide sequence is from Cardiocondyla obscurior isolate alpha-2009 linkage group LG10, Cobs3.1, whole genome shotgun sequence.
aacgtaaaagaaaatggTTCGATGGTAGAGATGGAAGCAAAGCGCCTTTCCTCGCCGCCGTTCTCTCATCGAAGTCACTATTGTCATCGAATAATTCGTTAATCCtcgatacttttattatattattttcacagGTACATTAGGGACAAAGACGGAAAAAAGAAGCACCGTTTAGGCTAATTAAAAGGTAAATGATAAACATaacaagtaataaaaagagTTATTATTAGGCGCGTCtagtttctctctttctctcaattACAAGCATCCTTTGATATTTTCGGTGACAGATGTATTTACAATTCGATCCTTACCCACGCATACTTCAATAATGTACACAGCGACTGTTGTTATTCTTATAAGAGAATTATAGAATGCATTTTTAACTGGTAGAGTCCATTGCAGTGAACTTACCCGATTACGGCTCAGGTCAAAATTACAACAATTACAAGTAGTTGTTAATTCGAAGAGGTAATATTTCCTTGAATATTACTCTGAAAAGGTAATACTTCAAAGCGTCCGATTAAAATCGGCGCACGTAACGTCAAAAACCTTGAATATtgacttaataaatatacttctTGTTGAATATATTTTGTGGTTCGGAATATCTTTAAAAGCTTGAACGCAATGTTAACTGCTGATCAAGATTTCAGGATGCTGCTCAGATAACAATACTCGAACGGTTTTATAATCCTAtccaataatttaaaaataaaacaatttcatAATTGAACACTGGATTAATACAGTTCTTTCGGTCATCTCACGCGTAAAcggaaaagaattataaaaccgtttttaaatttatctcacGAGAATgggtcaatatttttttatacaagaCTTTACATAACATTTAACGGAGTTCTTTTGTTCTTGTTTCGTGACATTTTGCCAGCCCTACTTGCTCGCTCGAAGTATATTCGCTTTACATAAGAGATCATAATTTAGTCGTTCGATAACTGATCACGTtggtaacaaaaaaaaaagaaaaaaaaatatacgtagcAAAGACTGTCCTGAGGCAAAATGTGACAAACAAGTTCGAAAGCTAGATAGACGATATAATACAGATTTACCTCGCAATTTGATAGAAATAACATTTTGAAGTCTCTGATAATAAATATGACTTCCAAACCACATTTGGTGGATCTGgccgaagaaaaagaaatgtctgTTCTTTAACTCTTAAAACTATAATATATCACAATGCACGCGACAATGATAAGTACTAAAGCTACTCCTGCCAAAATAATTCTCTGTTGAAGGCTTCGAAAGATCATTCCCGATAATACCCGAGACCCCCGTCCTAATTCCGCATCTGTGTCACGTAactaagataaaaaaaaagaaaaaaaaaaaagaggaaaaattttatatcttattttctgtttaataatttgcatgatattaatatttgtacaacTTACTCTTCCTCTGCCCCGCTGTATCGTTTCTCGTTGTTCGTGGAGTTCTTTCAGCACCTGGGAGCCGATCTCCTCCGTCTCCAATGCCATACGATATCCATTCTGTAAAGTTCGCCCTGACCGTTCTATTCTTTCAGAAGCATCCAATAATCTTTTCGTTTGATCTTCCGTCACGTTATTGTCCCAAGTTTCCTCTACTGTAATTTCTATGGCATCCTCCTTTGGTTTCTTGGCAGCTTGAAATTCTTGTGTCAGCCGCTTGAGTTCTGCTCTGTGACTTTCAACGCGAGCGCGTAGACGATCGCGTGCTGCTCCGTTCATCCCACGAACCTCCAGCTCCATTTGCTCCAActggaaatattttctaatgaAAGTATTATGCGAACAAAAACGTGCCAAATAAAATTAGAccgataataatatattttaattcttgcctaatttttgttttaattaaattattttaatttctctaaaaCGTCAGTATTTAACGCAGAATattttcacaaataaaattaaaaatctttcaaagattaattttaaattaaataaaaattggaacTTCGTACACGTATCTTTTAGaagtaacatttaaaaattaaaaatattagaaaagcagatagattttttttttaaactaagaAAACCATTGCCTCACtttgtaaaagaaaactaAACAAGTTGATCAGATTCACAAGCAGAAATAAATGTGTAGAGATCAAGAGAAGCGAGTTTCTACAAGTCATTGAAAAATCTACGTAAATATTCTGCGATACATATAAAGTAATTGCATGCGATTTCAGgtttaattaatcgcaatgACAATGTCATCTTGATAAGCAAAACTGGTCTGTTCGCAATCAGTGTCCAATTAACtgtaattaaagttaatgCCGCCGCGTGGCATGACACGGGTGCGGTTTTTTTGCGTGGAAAACGATCTTCGTGCGCAATGCAAAGTCACTCGGCGTCTCGCTCTTT
It contains:
- the Vti1a gene encoding vesicle transport through interaction with t-SNAREs homolog 1A, which gives rise to MASLVDSYEQQYAALTADITAKIGRIRLLSGGEKRAFVQDVDRQIEEAQELLEQMELEVRGMNGAARDRLRARVESHRAELKRLTQEFQAAKKPKEDAIEITVEETWDNNVTEDQTKRLLDASERIERSGRTLQNGYRMALETEEIGSQVLKELHEQRETIQRGRGRLRDTDAELGRGSRVLSGMIFRSLQQRIILAGVALVLIIVACIVIYYSFKS